In Hyphomicrobium denitrificans 1NES1, the genomic stretch GGATTTTCACGTCCATCTCATCCAACATGAAATAGGTCTCCGAAACATGATTTTTACATAATTCGCGATCCTGAGATTAATATTTTCTACCAAAGGCATGTCAATAAAAATATTAGCATTATTTTCTATGTTATAGAATCTATGCTGAAGCGCTCGGCCGCGCGGAAACCTCCTGGTACCAGCGCATGATGTGCGCATGGCCCTCGGGCGCGGCCAGCTTGGCCGGCTTCATGAAATCAATTGCGACGAGCGCCGTTATGTCGGCGATTGAAAAGCTCGCGCCCGCGACGAAGTCGCTTTCCGCAAGTCGGCGATCGAGCCTAGTTAGCTCGCTCTCGACCTTCTCTTTGTTCGCCTCGCCCCAAGGCGTCACCTGCGGCACTTCGAGGTGCGCCATCTTCGGATGCAGATGCCGAAAGACGCTCGCGACGGCATTGAAAAGGCCGAGTTCGACGCGCCTGTTCCACATTTCGACCTCGGCCTTGCCGATGGCACCCGTTCCGAACAATGGCGGCTCCGGGTGGATCTCCTCGAAGTAGCGGCAGATGGCGACGGATTCCGAAATTGCGGTGCCATCGTCCAAAACAAGCACCGGAACACGCTGCCAGGGGTTGAGAGCCGAGAAGTCGTCCTGCCGAAGATCGCCGCTCATCAGATCGCGTTCCTCTCGCGGAACATCGATGCCCTTTTCGGCGAGGAAGATAGCGACCCGTCGAGGGTTCGGCGCGCGTTTCGTTTCGATAATACGCATGATCGCTCACCTCGGTTGTGCGTCGCTATTTTCTTCGCGCCATTGGCGCGGCATCTGGAATTCCGACTTCCATATACCGCGGTGTGAAGCTTTCGCGTCAGCTTCCTCACGCCAATAGCTGCCATACGCGACGGCCATGCCGGCCGCCACCATCCCCGCATTCAAGTTGCGATCGCCGGCGCGGCAAGCGGCGAGCAATCGGCCATATTTATCCCGCTCGCTGACCGAACAGGTGACGTCGTCCCGACCTATCATGCTTTGGAGCGCATCCCGGGCGGCATCTCCGCATCGCCACGCAGCACCGTTCCTTTGGCAGGTCTGGCGTCCCTCGGGTGCATCGATACCCTTAAGACGCACTTCGTTACGGCCGACCCAGAGGCTGTCGCCGTCGATTGGCCTTCCCCACCCACTGACTTCAGCAGGGAATGGATCGCTGCTTCCGGAGCGCATTCCATAAGGCCAATGCCCCCTGCCAAAGAAGGCCGTAGCCGCAGCCAGAGCCAGCAATGCCGCCAATCGCACAACTTCACGTCGCCGCCGCCGCGACCAGCGTCGCATTCTTTTAATCCTTAGGTAGATTAGGGACGGTCTTAAGCCTTGCATTAACGAATTGACGCCACTTTACGGAAGTCGCGCGCGTTGGGTTGCTGCGACACGTCGATAGGGTGTGCACGCAGTATGGATGATACCGCCGACAGCGTCGAAACGGCTCGTGCACGGCCGCGTCCGCTACGCCGCAACAGGCTCGACGACGAGCTGCGATTGTTCCGTGACCGGCTGACTCACGGCACGACGCACAAGCCCGAGTTCGAATACGAGCTCTTGACGATGTTCGCGCGCAACGAAACGAGCGCGCCGTTCGCGATGCCGGCCCTGTGCTTCATCTTCTACATCGCCTCGATGTTCTGGGCGTCGTTCATGGAAGCGACGATGTGGATTGCGATCGTGTCGATCTCGCGCGTCTACATGCTCGACCAATGCCGGCGTTTGCTCTCCATTCCGCGCGCCGACGTCAACGTCGGCCAATGGCGTCGCCACTTCATCCGTATCGAGACCATCAACGGATTGGCGCTCGCGGCATTCGCGCTGATCGGCATTTCGATGGCGCCGCCCGCGCATTCCGTGCCCGCGACGTTTTCTTCGCACGTCTTCATCTTTGCGACGCTCATGGTTGTCCTAGCGATCCGCATGACGTTTTCATCGACGTTGCCGCATGTGTTTCTTGCCGGAACCGTGCCGATGACACTGGCCGTTACCGGACGGCTTTTCATGCTCGGCGATCCATTTTATTTTGCGCTGGCCTCAATGGCAGTCGGTATCCATGTCTTTTTCGTCTACCTCGCGCAGGGCCTCCATTCGACGGCACTCGCAATGGTCGAATACCGCGCGGAAAAGGACAGCCTGATTTCAGAACTTGAAGAGGCAAGCGCCATATCGGATGAGGCGCGGCGACGGGCGGAGGCCGCAAACAAGGCAAAATCTCGCTTTCTCGCGACGATGAGCCATGAGCTTCGAACGCCGCTCAATGCCATCATGGGCTTTTCCGAGGTCATGGAGAAAGAAATTCTTGGCCCGATCGGCAGCGACGTCTATCGCGAATATGCGCGCAACATCTATGTGAGCGGCAATCATCTTCTTTGCATCATCAACGAGATCCTCGATCTGTCGCGGATCGAGGCGGGCCGTTACGATCTGCACGAAGAAACGATACGTCTGACGGACATCGCCGAAGATTGCGAACGTCTGATAAAGATCAAGGCCGACGCAAAAACTCTGCAGATCGTCGAGGACTTCGCCCCTGATCTGCCGCACGTCTGGGCCGATCCCCGTGCCATGCGCCAGATCTGCCTCAATCTGCTTTCGAATGCGCTGAAGTTCACGCCGCGGGGCGGACGCATCACGCTGACCGTCGGTCACACGTCCGACGGCGGACAATTCATAACGATCGCGGATACGGGACCTGGCATTCCGAACGAAGAAATTCCACGCGTCCTGCAAGCATTCGGTCAAGGCTCCCTCGCCCACGAAACGGCTGAGGGCGGCACCGGCCTCGGGCTGCCGATTGTACAAAATCTCATTACCCTGCACGGTGGGACGTTTGATCTCCAGTCGGAGTTGCGCAAAGGCACGGAAGTGACGGTGACCCTGCCGCGTCAGCGCGTGCTTCAGATCATCACCCCGCTGCAGCCGCTCGGCCAGGAGCGTCATCGCGATCCCGCGCCGCGGCCGGCCCGTCAGCCGCGCATGCGCCCCGCCTCACCCTACGGGACGGCGGCGCCGTACCGCGTCAGCGGAGGAGCGTGAAACCTTAATGTTCGCACTTCTCGTATCAGCAATCGTTGCCCTCGGCGGAGCGCTGCTCTTTCTGCTTGCCACCGGCTCCAGTTTCGAAGCGATGCAAGGCCCCCCGATCGCAATAACTGTGATCGGTGCGCTCATCCTGCTTTATCTGCTGTCCCATCACAGCAATGAACGCCGTTCCCGGCGCTTACCGGCGATTGTTGCGCTCGGTGTTGTTGCGGTCGTCGGCGCCATCACGACACGTGTGGACCCTACTCCATTTATCAAGAATTTTTTCGCATCCGTTCAGACCGACGGCGCAATGGATGTGTCATCCGGCGCAGCTTCCGCTCCCGCTTCGGTTCGAATTCGCAAGATGGCGGATGGCTTCATCGCCAACGCCGAGGTCAACGGCCAGTTGTTTCAAATGCTGGTCGATAGCGGCGCCGCGACCGTCGTGCTCCGACAGTCCGATGCCGAGAAAGCCGGTATCGATGTCACTCATATGACATTCGACACGCCGCTGAAGACGGCGAACGGCACGAGCTATCTGGCTCCGATTCGGCTCAAGTCCGTCCGCGTCGGCCAACTGACCATCGACGATGTCGAAGCCCTTGTGGCGAAACCGGGAACCCTTAACGAAAGCTTGCTCGGTATGAGTTTCTTAAGGCGTCTCACGTCTTATCAGGTAGCCGGAGATTTCATCACGCTTCGGCAATAGGCGTCGCCACGCTTCCTGTCATGAGGACCAGAGCTTCGGCATGTCTTCGGCAACCACCAGTCTTTTTGCCTCCATTGCGCTGGCTACCGCAGGTGCGGCAGGCTTCGCCTATACGCTGACGCACCCCGGCGTCGTCGCCGGCTTTGCGAGCCGCTTGTTCGACGACACGGGCAGCCTTCGAAGCGCTTCGCAAGCCGACAATGCGGCTCTCGTTCCGGACAGGCCGGAAACCCCGACCAGCGGGGCCGGCACCGTTTCGTTACCTGCCGGAGCCTATGGGCATTTCGAGACGGAAGCCGAAATCAACGGGCGTACGATCGACGTCATGGTCGATACCGGGGCGTCCCTCGTGGCGCTCACCTATGACGATGCCCAGCGCCTCGGAATCTACGTCAAGCCGAGCGATTTCACGCATATCGCACAAACGGCCAACGGAACCGCCCGCGTGGCACCGGTGACGATTTCGCGTATCAGCATTGGCGACATCACCGTCCGCAACGTTCCGGCCGTCGTCTCCGAAAGGGGAAAATCCGAGCGCACGCTCCTTGGAATGTCATTTTTAGGGCGTCTTTCCCGCGTCGAAATGCGCGGCGGAACCCTGGTGCTGCAAGAGTAGTTCCTCTAAGTCTCTCACCCCGACGCTGATAGACATGTTCACCATTGCGCACGTTCCGCGTGATCGGTTTCGATCGTCGCGACGAAACGCTGTTAAAGGGAAAGATTGCATGCTGCCGAAGCCTCGTGCCGACCTGAAACCCAACACCGCCGATTTCGAAAGACTGCCGCTTGTCAAACCGACCGGCTTCCGGGAATACGACGCACGCTGGCTGTTCCCGGACGAGATCAACCTGATGGGCCTGAATGCCGTCGGCCTCGGCATGGCGACGCTTTTCACGCGACGCAGCGTTCCAAGACGGATCGTTGTCGGGCACGATTATCGCTGGTACTCGGGCGCGGTGAAGCAAGCCCTGATGACCGGGTTGCTGGCAGGCGGCTGCGAAGTCCACGACATCGGCCTCGCATTGTCGCCGATGGCCTACTTTGCGCAGTTCGAACTCGACGTCGAAGGCGTCGCGATGGTCACGGCCAGTCACAACGACAACGGCTGGACCGGCATCAAGATGGGTCTGTCGCGGCCGTTGACATTCGGCCCCGAGGATATGTCGGAGCTGAAATCGATCGTCCTCAACGGCGATTATGAAACGCGAACCGGCGGGCGTTACATCTTCGTACCCGACATGGCCGAGCGCTACGTGAAATCGTTGACCGACCGGCCGAAGCTAAAGCGCCACCTCAAGGTCGTGGCTGCTTGCGGCAACGGAACGGCCGGCGCCTTCGCACCGCAAGTCCTGGCTGCCGCCGGATGCGACGTGGTTCCGCTGAATACCGACCTCGACCATTCCTTCCCGAACCACAATCCAAATCCCGAAGACATGAAGATGCTGCACGCGGTAGCAGCCAAGGTTCGCGAAACAGGCGCCGATGTCGGACTTGCCTTCGACGGCGATGGCGACCGTTGCGGCGTCGTCGCCAATGACGGGCACGAGATCTTTGCCGACAAGGTCGGCGTCATGCTCGCGCGCGATATTTCTTCGCTTCACCGCAACGCGAAGTTCGTCGTCGACGTGAAATCGACGGGCCTCTTCACGACCGATCCCGTCCTTGTCGCAAACGGCGCGACGACGACGTACTGGAAGACCGGGCACAGCTACATCAAGCGCTTCAATTTCGAGAACAAATCGCTCGTCGGGTTTGAGAAATCCGGACACTTCTTCTTCAATACGCCACTCGGTCGGGGCTACGACGACGGCCTCGTCGCGGCCCTCGCAGTCTGCGATATGCTCGACCGAAATCCCGGGAAATCGATTGCCGAGCTTCGGGATGCCTTGCCGAAAACCTGGAGCTCGCCAACCATGTCGCCGCATTGCGACGACGAGAAGAAGTACGACGTCGTCGAGCGCATCACCGAGCATTACAAGCGTCAGAAGGAGACCGGCGGCCATATTGCGGGCCAGGCCATTCGCGATCTGATCACCGTCAACGGCGTGCGCGTGATGCTGGAAGACGGCACGTGGGGCCTCGTTCGCGCTTCATCGAACAAACCGGAACTCGTCGTCGTAGTCGAAAGCCCGACGTCCGAAGCCAATATGAAGGCGATCTTCAAGGACATCGATCAGCAGCTGGCGCGCTTCCCGGAAGTCGGCGAATACAATCAAAAGATCGCTGTTTAAGTTAGCGCTGGCGACTCGCGTTCCGCGAGCCGGCCGCCAGCGCATTAGATCAGCGTCATGAGAAAGCGGAGCGCGACGCACGCGAGGAAGGCAGCGAATGCCAACTCGAGTGCACGTTTCGGAATGCTGTGTGCCATCCTGACGCCGTACGGCGCCGCGAACACACCCAGCGGCGCAATCAGAAGCGCGCCGGCGTTGACGTAGCCGAGCGATAGTGGCGGCAGGCCCGGCTCGCCCCAGCCGGAGAGCACATAACCGACGAGGCCGGGGATCGCGATGATCGGTCCAAGCCCCGTTGCCGTCGCGACCGCCTGCAGTATTGGCCTGCCGTAAAGCGTCAGCAGCGGAACGGTGAAGCTTGCGCCGCCTATGCCCATCAATGTCGAGATCGTTCCGATGCCGAAGGCTGCGCCCTCGAGGAGGGGCGGGCGCGGCAGGTCGTCCGCGATCCGCCAGTCGTCGCGGCCGAGCGCCATCTTGATCGCGAGCGCGGTTCCAAAAACGACCCACACCCAGCGCAAGGCAACGCTGCTGGCGTGATCCGCAATCAGAATGCCGACGGTCACGCCGATGAATATCCAGGGCCCCATGCGCCGGACGATTTGCATATCGACCGTTCCTCGCGCCCGAAACGCTGCGAAGGATCTCAAGACCGTTGGCGCAATGACGCCAAGCGTCGTCCCGAGCGTAACGTGCATGCGCACATTTTCCGGAACGCCGACGACACCGAAGACTTCATAAAGAACCGGCACGAGAACGCCGCCGCCACCGATGCCAAGCAATCCGGAGAGAAAACCTCCAAGAAGACCCGCCGCCGCGAGCAACAATAACAGGCCCGCCAGATTGTCTCCCGATACGGCGGCCAGCATCGACAAATCCTACGCTGCCCGCGACCGGTCGCCCGGATAACCTGCCCCATGCTCCACAAGCGCAATCGCGGCGCGCAGCACATCGGCGGTCGCGGAGGCAAGCGTTGCTCCTTCGCTCAAATGGCGGCGGAACGCTTTGCCGCGCGGCTGCCCGTGGTAGAGGCCCAGCACGTGGCGCGTGACGTTCGAAAGGCGGCCGCCGCGGCTCAAGTGCTGTTCGACGTAAGGCACGATCGCATTGAGAGCAGCGGCCCGCGTCGGGCTTTCAGCTTCTACCCCAAAAATCACGCGATCGACGTCAGCGAGGATCGCGGGATTCTGGTAGGCGGCGCGGCCGAGCATGACACCATCGACATGATCGAGATGGGCGCGAGCATCATCGATCGTTTCGATGCCGCCGTTGAGGACGATCTCGAGTCCCGGATGCGCGGCCTTCAGGCGATACACGCGCGCGTAGTCGAGAGGTGGAACCTCGCGGTTCTCTTTCGGCGACAGCCCCTTGAGCCACGCCTTGCGCGCATGGACGATAAATCTCGTGCATCCAGCGCCAGCGACGACCTCGATGAACCGGCGAAGGTCTTCTTCCTCGTCCTGCTCGTCGATTCCGATGCGACATTTGACGGTGACGGGGACGGAATGGTGCGCACGCATCGCTGCGACACAAGCCGCGACGAGTTCAGGCTCGCTCATCAGGCACGCGCCGAAACGGCCTTCTTGTACGCGATCCGACGGACAGCCGACGTTCAGATTGATTTCGTTGTACCCAAGATCGACACCGATGCGTGCGGCTTCGGCGAGCTTCGCCGGCTCCGAGCCACCGAGCTGCAATGCGATAGGATGCTCGACATCGGAAAATCCGAGAAGACGTGCGCGGTTACCGTGGATAACGGCGTCAGCCGTTACCATTTCGGTGTAGAGCAGCGCATGTTTCGTGAGATGACGGTGAAAGACGCGGCAATGCCGGTCCGTCCAATCCATCATCGGCGCAATGCAGAACCTATGTGCCTGGGTCGTCGTCACTCAAGCCGTCCTTCAATGGCTTGTCCCTGGCTACCGGAGAGGAAGGGCACGGCGCAAGCACCATTATGTCTTCTGGGCTCTTCCGTTGCAGATCGCAGAGTCGCGCGACAGCCATCGGTGAACGGCGCGTAGGAGAATTCTCCATCACGGTCCTCGTCTCCCACGCTTACGCGCTTTCTGCAATCCCACGCAAAAGCAAAGGCATAAATCGGATAAGCTCGTTCGATGTGCGCCGTTATGCGCGCCGGCCGGCGCGGTGAACATCAACCGTTGCAAACCTCGAAGACGATCCCTAGCGCAGCCTCGCCGGCAAGCTGCGCCCTGCGGGCGGTTATGCCAAGGACACGACGCCGTTCAGTTAACCCCTGTGGGCCGACGCCTTGCGCCGGCGCGTCGATGCAAAGACTGCCGGGAACGATCCCCAACGGCGCTGGAGCAACGTGGGCACAACCCGTCGGCTCACGCCAGCTTGACGTCGGCGTGGAACTGATTGCTGACGAGCGTCGGCTTCACGTAACCGGCACGGATCGTGAAATCTCCGAAGTGCTCACCCTTCTGGCGATCCTTCGCGTAATGCAGCAGGATCGGCTCAAGGAGAGCCAGCGCCCGCTTCTCGTCCACGTCCTGCGCATAAAGCTTGTTCATGCGCGCGCCGTCAAAAGCTGCACCGAGATACAAATTGTAGAGTCCCGGCGATCTGCCTACGAATCCGATTTCGCCGAGATAGGGACGTCCGCAACCGTTCGGGCAGCCCGTCATGCGCACGACGATTTCCTCGTCCGTAAGGCCCGCCTTGTCGAGAATGCCCTCGATCTTCGTCAAGAGGTGCGGCATGTACCGCTCGCTTTCGGCAAGTGCCAGCGCGCACGTCGGCAACGCGACGCACGCAATGCTGTTCCGCCGCGCGCCTGAGAGCGATTTCGGCGCCACGCCGTGCTCGGCCAAAATCTTTTCGATTTTGCTCTTCGAGCGCGCACTGATGTTCGCGAGGATCAGGTTCTGGTTCGCCGTCATCACGAAATCGCAGATATCGAGATCCGCGATCGCGCGAATGGCGCTTTTCAGACGATGTCCGGGCACGTCCTTGATGCGGCCGCTTTCGATATAAAGCGTCAGGTGCCACTTCTTGTCGTCGCCCTGAAGCCAGCCGATGTGGTCGCCGTTGCGCGTGAACGTATAGGGACGTGGCGGCGCAAGATCGAAGCCGAGTCGTTTGTTGATCTCGGCCTTGAAATTCTCAAGCCCATGATCCTCGATCGTATATTTGAGGCGCGCGCGAGCCCGATTCGAGCGGTTGCCCCAGTCGCGCTGGATCGTGAGGATCGCTTCCGCAACTTCAATCGTCTTGTCGTTGCTGCAATAACCGAGCACGTCGCCGAGGCGCGGAAACGTCTCCGGAACGCCGTGCGTCATGCCCATGCCGCCGCCAGCGGTGACGTTCCAGCCAACGATCTCACCGTTCTCGACGATAGCGATGAACCCGCAATCGTGTGCGAAAACATCGACGTCGTTATCGGGCGGCACCGCGAAGACGAACTTGAATTTGCGCGGCAAATACGTCTGGCCGTAAATCGTCTCCTTCTCGGGATTTGTATATTCCTTGCCAGGAATGGGATCGCCATTGAGCCAGATTTCGCTGTAGGCGCCCGTCTTCGGAAGGAAGTAGAGGCTGGTGCGCTTGGCCAGCTCGTAGGCCTCGCGATGCGCCTTCGAGAGATAGGGATTTGCGACCGACATGACACCGCGTGTCACGTCCCCGCAGGCCGCGATGGTATCGAGGCCTGCAGCGTGAATCGCCTGCATCGTGCGCTTGAGATTCGACTTGATGATGCCGTGGAACTGGAACGTTGCCCGCGTTGTGACGCGTAGCGACTTGTTCCCGTAGTTGACCGCGATGTCGTCGAGCTGCCGCCATTGCGACGAGGTTACGAAGCCGCCGGGAATGCGCAGCCGCACCATGAAGATGAAGGCTTTGTCGAGCTTCTTCTTGGCCCGCTCGCCGCGAACATCACGGTCATCCTGCATGTAGGTGCCGTGAAACTTGAGAAGCTGGAAATCATCTTCTCCGACGGCGCCCGATTCAACGTGCACCAACCCTTCGCCGATCGTGCCGCGAAGAAAATGGCTGTTCTCTTTGATGTGTTCGGTTTTTGATGGCTTGCCGTCTGTCATTGTGATCCTCGCGGAGCAATATTCGCCGCGCACAGTCCTTCGGTATGCAGTCTGAATTCAGGTCTCAGTAAACGTCGCGCTGATAGCGCCCGGCTTTCGCCAGCTCTTTGAGCTTGGCACGGCCGGCTTCTTCATCACCTTTCGCGGCTTCGGCAAGGATCTTGACGAGCGTCTGATCGACGTCCTTCGCCATCCCTTTCTCATCACCGCAGACATAGAGATGCGCGCCGTCATCGAGCCAACCGGCGATGTCCACCCGGCGTTCCCACAGGCGATGCTGAACGTAGATCTTCTCCGGCTGGTCGCGCGAGAACGCAACGTCAATCCGCGAGAGGTCGCCGGACGCGAGATAGTCCTGCCATTCGAGCTGATAGAGAAAATCATTCGTGAAGTTGCGTTCTCCGAAGAACAGCCAGCTCTTGCCTTTCGCGCCGGTCGCAACGCGCTCCTCGACGAAAGCGCGATAGGGGGCCACACCGGTTCCCGCACCTATCATGATGATCGGCGTGTGCCCGTCGGCCGGCAGACGATAGTGCCGGTTCGGCTTGACGTAGATCTTCGCCTTCGATCCGACCTTGCGCCGCTC encodes the following:
- a CDS encoding glutathione S-transferase family protein codes for the protein MRIIETKRAPNPRRVAIFLAEKGIDVPREERDLMSGDLRQDDFSALNPWQRVPVLVLDDGTAISESVAICRYFEEIHPEPPLFGTGAIGKAEVEMWNRRVELGLFNAVASVFRHLHPKMAHLEVPQVTPWGEANKEKVESELTRLDRRLAESDFVAGASFSIADITALVAIDFMKPAKLAAPEGHAHIMRWYQEVSARPSASA
- a CDS encoding thermonuclease family protein, giving the protein MRRWSRRRRREVVRLAALLALAAATAFFGRGHWPYGMRSGSSDPFPAEVSGWGRPIDGDSLWVGRNEVRLKGIDAPEGRQTCQRNGAAWRCGDAARDALQSMIGRDDVTCSVSERDKYGRLLAACRAGDRNLNAGMVAAGMAVAYGSYWREEADAKASHRGIWKSEFQMPRQWREENSDAQPR
- a CDS encoding sensor histidine kinase; this encodes MDDTADSVETARARPRPLRRNRLDDELRLFRDRLTHGTTHKPEFEYELLTMFARNETSAPFAMPALCFIFYIASMFWASFMEATMWIAIVSISRVYMLDQCRRLLSIPRADVNVGQWRRHFIRIETINGLALAAFALIGISMAPPAHSVPATFSSHVFIFATLMVVLAIRMTFSSTLPHVFLAGTVPMTLAVTGRLFMLGDPFYFALASMAVGIHVFFVYLAQGLHSTALAMVEYRAEKDSLISELEEASAISDEARRRAEAANKAKSRFLATMSHELRTPLNAIMGFSEVMEKEILGPIGSDVYREYARNIYVSGNHLLCIINEILDLSRIEAGRYDLHEETIRLTDIAEDCERLIKIKADAKTLQIVEDFAPDLPHVWADPRAMRQICLNLLSNALKFTPRGGRITLTVGHTSDGGQFITIADTGPGIPNEEIPRVLQAFGQGSLAHETAEGGTGLGLPIVQNLITLHGGTFDLQSELRKGTEVTVTLPRQRVLQIITPLQPLGQERHRDPAPRPARQPRMRPASPYGTAAPYRVSGGA
- a CDS encoding retropepsin-like aspartic protease family protein, which produces MFALLVSAIVALGGALLFLLATGSSFEAMQGPPIAITVIGALILLYLLSHHSNERRSRRLPAIVALGVVAVVGAITTRVDPTPFIKNFFASVQTDGAMDVSSGAASAPASVRIRKMADGFIANAEVNGQLFQMLVDSGAATVVLRQSDAEKAGIDVTHMTFDTPLKTANGTSYLAPIRLKSVRVGQLTIDDVEALVAKPGTLNESLLGMSFLRRLTSYQVAGDFITLRQ
- a CDS encoding retropepsin-like aspartic protease family protein codes for the protein MSSATTSLFASIALATAGAAGFAYTLTHPGVVAGFASRLFDDTGSLRSASQADNAALVPDRPETPTSGAGTVSLPAGAYGHFETEAEINGRTIDVMVDTGASLVALTYDDAQRLGIYVKPSDFTHIAQTANGTARVAPVTISRISIGDITVRNVPAVVSERGKSERTLLGMSFLGRLSRVEMRGGTLVLQE
- a CDS encoding phosphomannomutase/phosphoglucomutase gives rise to the protein MLPKPRADLKPNTADFERLPLVKPTGFREYDARWLFPDEINLMGLNAVGLGMATLFTRRSVPRRIVVGHDYRWYSGAVKQALMTGLLAGGCEVHDIGLALSPMAYFAQFELDVEGVAMVTASHNDNGWTGIKMGLSRPLTFGPEDMSELKSIVLNGDYETRTGGRYIFVPDMAERYVKSLTDRPKLKRHLKVVAACGNGTAGAFAPQVLAAAGCDVVPLNTDLDHSFPNHNPNPEDMKMLHAVAAKVRETGADVGLAFDGDGDRCGVVANDGHEIFADKVGVMLARDISSLHRNAKFVVDVKSTGLFTTDPVLVANGATTTYWKTGHSYIKRFNFENKSLVGFEKSGHFFFNTPLGRGYDDGLVAALAVCDMLDRNPGKSIAELRDALPKTWSSPTMSPHCDDEKKYDVVERITEHYKRQKETGGHIAGQAIRDLITVNGVRVMLEDGTWGLVRASSNKPELVVVVESPTSEANMKAIFKDIDQQLARFPEVGEYNQKIAV
- a CDS encoding sulfite exporter TauE/SafE family protein: MLAAVSGDNLAGLLLLLAAAGLLGGFLSGLLGIGGGGVLVPVLYEVFGVVGVPENVRMHVTLGTTLGVIAPTVLRSFAAFRARGTVDMQIVRRMGPWIFIGVTVGILIADHASSVALRWVWVVFGTALAIKMALGRDDWRIADDLPRPPLLEGAAFGIGTISTLMGIGGASFTVPLLTLYGRPILQAVATATGLGPIIAIPGLVGYVLSGWGEPGLPPLSLGYVNAGALLIAPLGVFAAPYGVRMAHSIPKRALELAFAAFLACVALRFLMTLI
- the dusA gene encoding tRNA dihydrouridine(20/20a) synthase DusA, whose product is MTTTQAHRFCIAPMMDWTDRHCRVFHRHLTKHALLYTEMVTADAVIHGNRARLLGFSDVEHPIALQLGGSEPAKLAEAARIGVDLGYNEINLNVGCPSDRVQEGRFGACLMSEPELVAACVAAMRAHHSVPVTVKCRIGIDEQDEEEDLRRFIEVVAGAGCTRFIVHARKAWLKGLSPKENREVPPLDYARVYRLKAAHPGLEIVLNGGIETIDDARAHLDHVDGVMLGRAAYQNPAILADVDRVIFGVEAESPTRAAALNAIVPYVEQHLSRGGRLSNVTRHVLGLYHGQPRGKAFRRHLSEGATLASATADVLRAAIALVEHGAGYPGDRSRAA
- a CDS encoding NADPH-dependent assimilatory sulfite reductase hemoprotein subunit → MTDGKPSKTEHIKENSHFLRGTIGEGLVHVESGAVGEDDFQLLKFHGTYMQDDRDVRGERAKKKLDKAFIFMVRLRIPGGFVTSSQWRQLDDIAVNYGNKSLRVTTRATFQFHGIIKSNLKRTMQAIHAAGLDTIAACGDVTRGVMSVANPYLSKAHREAYELAKRTSLYFLPKTGAYSEIWLNGDPIPGKEYTNPEKETIYGQTYLPRKFKFVFAVPPDNDVDVFAHDCGFIAIVENGEIVGWNVTAGGGMGMTHGVPETFPRLGDVLGYCSNDKTIEVAEAILTIQRDWGNRSNRARARLKYTIEDHGLENFKAEINKRLGFDLAPPRPYTFTRNGDHIGWLQGDDKKWHLTLYIESGRIKDVPGHRLKSAIRAIADLDICDFVMTANQNLILANISARSKSKIEKILAEHGVAPKSLSGARRNSIACVALPTCALALAESERYMPHLLTKIEGILDKAGLTDEEIVVRMTGCPNGCGRPYLGEIGFVGRSPGLYNLYLGAAFDGARMNKLYAQDVDEKRALALLEPILLHYAKDRQKGEHFGDFTIRAGYVKPTLVSNQFHADVKLA